The Gammaproteobacteria bacterium genome includes the window CACGTGGTGGATATCTTCGGCGCCCTCGCGCCCCAGCGATTTGAGGCGGTTTTGCAGTTCGAAGACCCGCACCAGGTTGCGGGCCGTCTGGCCGACGATCAGCCGCGCCACCGATTCGGCTTCGGCCTCCAGCATGGCGCGCTCGTCGCTGCCGTGTTCCACCCACAGGTCGAGCAAGGCATAGGGGGCGGGGTAATGCGCGCGCGGTGCCCTAGCGGCGACCTGACGGCGCATGATGCGCGCCAGCAGGGGACGCACCGGCTGCAGGTTGGCCAACCGCCCCTTCCAGTCCGGCGCCTGGACTGGCGGTCGGTTCATCAGGTAATAAACGGCGGCGGCGCGCAACTGACGTTCGGGCACGGCCTCGTCGACCAGCCCCATGCGCCTGGCGGCACGTGGGTCCACGGTACGACCGGACAGCATGAGATTCATCGCGGCCAGCGGACCGATACGCTGGATACTGCGCACGCTGCCGCCGAAACCGGGATGAATGCCCAGCTTCACTTCCGGCAGACCGATGCGCGTGCGTGCGCCTTCCTGTGCGATGCGGTAGTCGCAGGCCAGGGACAGTTCCAACCCACCGCCGAGACAGTAACCGTTGATCAGAGCGAGAGTGGGGAAGGGCAGCGCCGCGATGCGGTCCATGATGGCCT containing:
- a CDS encoding enoyl-CoA hydratase-related protein, giving the protein MNETVHNWQRETDEHGMCWLTLNVPGGANVLSHAVLEELDGILDDLHQNPPHGLVFASGKNGAFIAGADVGEFSQIIDEQQAQEMIRRGQAIMDRIAALPFPTLALINGYCLGGGLELSLACDYRIAQEGARTRIGLPEVKLGIHPGFGGSVRSIQRIGPLAAMNLMLSGRTVDPRAARRMGLVDEAVPERQLRAAAVYYLMNRPPVQAPDWKGRLANLQPVRPLLARIMRRQVAARAPRAHYPAPYALLDLWVEHGSDERAMLEAEAESVARLIVGQTARNLVRVFELQNRLKSLGREGAEDIHHVHVIGGGVMGGDIAAWCALQGFRVTVQDQDTNALGRAVHRAQRIFKRRFKRDRLAIQAAMDRFIPDNRGVGLRHADVVI